The genomic region CATCTAATGGTTTTTACTTAGAGATAGTTACTAATGGTAGCTTTTTTACCACAAAAATATGAAGTAAAATTAATTTTTTTTACAAACAAAAAAAAAAACACAAAGACGTCATCAGCATTGTAAAATAGGGGTGGGAAGAAAAACTTAAGACTTTGTTAAAAAAGCCTTGGAGGTATCTCTCCGGGGAAAGGATAGGTGTCCAGTAGACGTGGGTAACACCCAAAGGAGTAAAAGATGGACGTAAATGCCGAAAAAATACTCCCTACACTGAGGGAGAAACTAGCTCAACTGTATGATGACAAAGCTACGGGGGAATTGACAATAAGAGGGGAATATGCCCTAAAAACCTTTTACCTCCTTTCCGGCAGACTGCAGTATGTAACCGACTCAGTCCACCGAGTTAGACGTTGGTTAAGGGCCCTCAGTCAATTCGTCCCCGACTGGAATTATCCCAAAAAAGTCTTGACTTGTCAACCCTGGGAGTATGATTTGTTATACCAGGGGGTGAGTGGTAAAGCCATAACCCTGGAAGATGCCAAGCAGATAATAGCCTCTGTGTTGAGAGAGTGTCTGTTGGAAATTTCACTTGAGGACCAAATTGAGTTACAATGGCACCCCACAGAGAGGGTTAAAAGCACCTTCTCCTATTTCCTCAGTCTAGTACCCACGGATACTCACTCAGTATTCGAAGAAGTAGAGGCTATCAGAGACAACTGGATAAGGGGTGGTTTAACTCTCATTAGGCCCTCCCTGGCGCCGGTTTTGTTGGAAAAGGGGAAAAGCCTAGTGAAAAACCCCCTGCAACTAAAATACCTCAGTGGTGAGTATACCATCTGGGATATAGCTTTGAAGTCTAAACAGAGGGTGGACAACACAGTTTCTTCCCTACTCAACTGGCAAGAAAAGGGCCTAATTGTCTTCAATCCAGTGGCGGATTTGACCATCGAAATTGAAGACTATACCAACAGAAGTGAAGATTCCTCCGCAACGGCAGCAGCGGCAAAGCAAACAGTAAAAGAGGAGAAAAAACCGGTATTGTTACCAGAAGAAAAGGAAGAATATGTTGAAGTGACAATACAATCCCCAAGTGTTTCCAAGAGGGGAGATGAACCCTTAATAGCCTGCATTGATGACAGTCCCATTGTGGTTCATAATCTGAAAAAAGTCCTTCAAAGGGCAGGGTTTGATGTGTTAGCTATAAACGAACCGATGGCGGGATTTGCTAAGTTAATTGAACATAAGCCCGACTTAATCTTGTTGGACTTAAACATGCCCAATGCCAACGGGTATAGTGTATGCAAATTCTTACGGGAAAGCCCGGTATTCCACAAAACCCCCATCATTATTCTAACCGCCCAAGACAGTTCCGTCGATAGGGCAAAGGCAAAACTGGTTGGGGCTACTGATTTCCTCAATAAATCCGCCAGCGAGGAGGAATTACTTAGTCTAATTGAAAGACATCTCCCCGCTAAAATCCAAAAAAACCAGATGATTACGGGTTAGGAATTTATACTTCCCCGGAGGAGCACATTTTTTCTTTTTGCAGCACACTATACTGGAAGTCCTCCCCGTTATGTTTATAATCCTAACAGAGTATTGAGAAATGTAAAACGGAGGAGGAAATAAGGGCCCGTATGGAAGGTAGTTTTTTGTCTCAATGGCAGGAAAAGATAGAGAACATTTACCGGGAAAAAGCCAGTGGTAAACTGCTTTTACAAGAGAAAAATGGGGACACCAAAACAGTTTTTTTCCACAGGGGCGTGTTGCAGTATACAGTATGTAAATTTACAAGGAGGAGACGTTGGCAAAGGGCAGTAGCAACAAAATACCCTCAGTATGCCACGGGGTACTTTGAAGGACAATTGTGGGAGTATGAATTGCTACGCCGGGGAGTTGTGAAAAAGGAAATTACCCTGCCACAGGCCAAGTCTGTTATAAGTCAAGTGACGGAAGAATGTCTGCTGGAATTGTGTCTCAGTGGGGGGGTGAAATTGGAATGGCAGGGGAGAGAAAAGACAGACTCTTCGTCTTTCGCCTATTTCCTCAGTCTTCCTCCCTCAGAAATCCTCGAA from Geminocystis sp. M7585_C2015_104 harbors:
- a CDS encoding response regulator, with protein sequence MDVNAEKILPTLREKLAQLYDDKATGELTIRGEYALKTFYLLSGRLQYVTDSVHRVRRWLRALSQFVPDWNYPKKVLTCQPWEYDLLYQGVSGKAITLEDAKQIIASVLRECLLEISLEDQIELQWHPTERVKSTFSYFLSLVPTDTHSVFEEVEAIRDNWIRGGLTLIRPSLAPVLLEKGKSLVKNPLQLKYLSGEYTIWDIALKSKQRVDNTVSSLLNWQEKGLIVFNPVADLTIEIEDYTNRSEDSSATAAAAKQTVKEEKKPVLLPEEKEEYVEVTIQSPSVSKRGDEPLIACIDDSPIVVHNLKKVLQRAGFDVLAINEPMAGFAKLIEHKPDLILLDLNMPNANGYSVCKFLRESPVFHKTPIIILTAQDSSVDRAKAKLVGATDFLNKSASEEELLSLIERHLPAKIQKNQMITG